The genomic DNA GGTCAGGCGTCTCCCAGTGGGATTGTCGGTAATATCAAAAACCCGCAACAATCCCCCGATTATCAGCGATTGCAACTCGATTACATTCAATCCATCAACAAAAAAACTCTCCAGCTGGAAGAGCAAAACAGCGAGGTCGAAGGCGCAATTGAATCCCTGGAACTGGCCTTCCGGATGCAATCGGAATTGCCCGAACTGATGGAGCTGTCCAGTGAAACCCAGGCGACACAATCGATGTATGGGATTGGTGAAGATGCGACGAATAATTTTGGTCGTCAGTGTTTGCTGGCTCGTCGGTTTGTGGAAGCAGGTGTGAGATTTGTCGAAGTGACTTCGAGTCAGTGGGATCATCATCGCAACCTGCAGCAGGACCTGACGAACAAAACGGAAAGTATCGACAAACCGATTGCGGGCCTGCTTGCTGACTTGAAACAACGAGATCTTCTGAAAGACACACTTGTGATCTGGAGCGGGGAATTCGGCCGCACGCCGTATGCGCAGGGAGACGATGGACGAGACCATAATCATCGAGGCTTTACTTCCTGGATGGCAGGCGGAGGGACAAAGGGAGGGCTCTCTTATGGTTCCACCGACGATTATGGTGCTGAAGCGGTCGAAGGCCGAGTGCACATTCACGACTGGCATGCAACCATCCTGCATTTACTCGGATTGAATCACGAACAACTCACCTATCGCTATGCAGGCCGCGATATGCGTTTGACCGATGTTAAGGGAAATGTGGTTCAGGAAATTATGTCGTAATCACGATTCCGTTTTCTCTTTGTATTCACCTGATTTCCAGTTTCGCTTGAATTTTCACAGGCAGAGAATTGTGAGCCCTCATTGGGTTTCGTATGCTCAATGGCATCGCATAGTTCACAATTTCTACTCACTCCTATTCAAACGAGACACCATGAATACATCCCGTCGTCATTTTCTGCAAACCTGTTCGGCCATTGGAGCCGGTTTCCTGCTGCCAGGCTTTTCTCAGGCAAGTCTGCTGGAGAAAGAGCCACTTTGCAAAATTTCTCTGGCTGAGTGGTCGCTTCATAAAGCCTTGTTCGATGGGAAACTCGACCATCTCGATTTTGCGAAAACGACCAAACAGGAGTTCGGAATTAGTGGCGTCGAATACGTCAATCAGTTCTTCAAAGATAAAGCGCAAGATCAGAGCTATCTTAAAGAGATGAAAACCCGAGCAGAGGGCGAGGGTGTCAAAAGCCTGCTGATCATGATCGATCGCGAAGGTAACCTGGGTGATGCCGATGAAGCCAAGAGGACTCAGGCTGTTGAAAATCACTACAAATGGGTCGAAGCGGCTAAGTTTCTGGGCTGTCATTCGATTCGCGTCAATGCCGCCAGCAGCGGAACCTATGAAGAACAGGTCGAGCGAGCAGCCGATGGTTTGCGCCGCCTGAGCGAGTTTGGCGATCAGCACGACATCAATGTGATTGTTGAAAATCACGGCGGCCTTTCTTCGAGTGGGGCCTGGTTGTCTACCGTGATGAAGACGGTCGATAACCCTCGCTGTGGTACCCTGCCCGACTTCGGCAACTTCGCCATCGATCGCAATCAGGATATCTGGTACGACCGCTATCAGGGTGTTGCTGAGTTGATGCCTTATGCGA from Rubinisphaera italica includes the following:
- a CDS encoding sugar phosphate isomerase/epimerase family protein, whose amino-acid sequence is MNTSRRHFLQTCSAIGAGFLLPGFSQASLLEKEPLCKISLAEWSLHKALFDGKLDHLDFAKTTKQEFGISGVEYVNQFFKDKAQDQSYLKEMKTRAEGEGVKSLLIMIDREGNLGDADEAKRTQAVENHYKWVEAAKFLGCHSIRVNAASSGTYEEQVERAADGLRRLSEFGDQHDINVIVENHGGLSSSGAWLSTVMKTVDNPRCGTLPDFGNFAIDRNQDIWYDRYQGVAELMPYAKAVSVKTHEFDKDNPHITYDRRFNKETDLVKMLAIVMASGYKGYYGIEYEGSELDEYAGIRKSKEALMSSFYTVFFGC
- a CDS encoding DUF1501 domain-containing protein, coding for MFNEPALYSRRMAIKSASVGFGYLAFAGLSTMAAEKENLLAPKPTHFPARAKHVIFLCMEGAPSHVDTFDYKPKLKQDHGKTMSDARSRSAKLLGSPWDFKQHGQSGMWMSELFPELSRHTDDLCMLHGMHTDVPAHPQAFLRLHTGVSQFKRPSLGSWAFYGLGTENENLPGFVTISPPRNNGGPSNYGSAFLPAICQGTPINLGNPRFAGARRRGQASPSGIVGNIKNPQQSPDYQRLQLDYIQSINKKTLQLEEQNSEVEGAIESLELAFRMQSELPELMELSSETQATQSMYGIGEDATNNFGRQCLLARRFVEAGVRFVEVTSSQWDHHRNLQQDLTNKTESIDKPIAGLLADLKQRDLLKDTLVIWSGEFGRTPYAQGDDGRDHNHRGFTSWMAGGGTKGGLSYGSTDDYGAEAVEGRVHIHDWHATILHLLGLNHEQLTYRYAGRDMRLTDVKGNVVQEIMS